GCCCCCACCCCAGCTAGGCCGCTCGAACGCTCACCTACGCCGCGCTCTGAGGAAACGCAAACAGCGGTGTGTCCGCCCAGGGCTGCGCACGGGCCTCTCTCTGACAGTGCTTCTGAGCTCTCACGACGCGCACTGAGTCTCCGGGCCGCCAGGCCGCTCGAGCCCCTCCGGTAGTGGTGAAGCCAGGCGGAGGTGCGACCTGCGAAGCATGTACCCGCAAGCGAAGAGAGCCCGACACACGCCGAGCGACGACGGAGTGACGTCCTGAGCCGGAGGGGGCGCGGCCTGCCTTCTCCGTCTCCCGGCAAAGATATATGTGGAGCTGCGCTGGCCACCGCCCCCTATCCCTACATCCTCCTTCCCAGCCTATTGTATTTGATCCCCGCCTTGACGTCAGACGCCAAAGCTCAGTTAACTGGGGCCGGTGGGTGGAGCCTGCGGAGCCTAGGGAGCAGCGCGCGTGCGCGCAGCGCGCGTGTCTCGGCTACACGCCGGAAAGACACCTTCCTCCGTGGCAAGCGGGAGGAAGAGTACAGGTCCCAGGAGGCGGGGTTTGCAGCACCCGAGGTCGCCATGGCTACCGAGCCCGAGACCCCTGTGGCAGCCTCAGCTGCGGAGCCCGCGGTGCCGTCGCTTGTGGATCGTTACTTCACTCGCTGGTACAAAGCGGGTAAGTGGAGAATGATGTCAGTCTCTTCTGGGCCCAATTTGTCCGACAGTATAGGGACTATGATGAGAGATCATAAGCCACACGCACCTTCCCCAGCGCTTCCTCCCCACGTCAGAAGGAACTGGATCTCTCTGTTCCTCTGTAGGCCAAGGGAATGGCATTTGCAAGGCCGTGGAAAACAGCAGGGTGCATCCTGGGTAGGGCGAGCGCAGTGCGAGTTCACGAGGGTGGGTCGCTTGCGGGAAGATGGTAGACTAAGGTGAGATCCCCGAGGGAGGCAGGAGCTGGATTGCAATCTCCTTGAGTGCCTAAAGGAATTTGAGGGGCTCAGTCCTCCAAGAAGAGGCGATACATAAAGTGATTTAAATGGTAGCGGTCTAAACTAAGGTGGAGGCAtagggatggagaggagagggtgggtTAGAATAGAGGCATTTAGAAAGCAGAATCTACAGTTTTACTTAAAGGAAGTCGCTGGTATTACACATTTGCCACTTAGAAGTAGGTATCCTGTTGTACAGCTTTGTGTACCCAGCAAATATCAGCGATGAGAGCATCGTCGGGGACCCTCCTCTAACCCAACTTGCTCCCATTCATTTAGGGATAATAGGTGTACTCATCTTTCacaatactgaaatattttacaatagcATACGTTTTATTAGCCAGACTTTGTGTAACCAACTGTCCAGTTTACCCTGGATTGAGGTGTTTTCGGGAATCCATTACTTTCAGCACTAACATCAGGACAGTCCTGAGCGAACCGGAATGAGTTGTCTCTCTAAAATTGACCGACAAAGCATGCtactaaattaaataaagaatacattactaatcactttttttctaatagaaatgATTGTACTCATTTTAAAGTGAGGATAAAAAAAGGTGGAGCAAAGAGTTAGTCATCATTTTAACATTGAATGAATGGTTCCATCTGGACCAGATGTCTTTAAATACTTTATGGTCAGCCTTTAGGTATATCTTTTTGAGTAATGAAGGGATACCAGTGATATATGTGTCCTGCCTTCATAATTAACTACGTCTATGAACCAAAGAAAGTACTACACAGTGGTAGTAAATATTGACTCAACAGCCGTCAGACTCATTCATTTTTTCTAGATGTCAAAGGAAAACCCTGTGAGGACCACTGTATACTCCAACACTCTAACCGGTAAGCAAATTGGGAATTTTAAATGatcaaaagaaatcttttttctgCCATTGTAGCCTGGTATGGTCTTGcattgaataaatattcattaaatgattATCTTCCACTGTACTGAGATGGTATTATTTATAGTAGGAGTTTGGTTGACAAGAATGAGTCTTTCAGTGCCTAAGCTAAACAAATAAACTTGCTTACCCAAACATCCAAATGGAGGACCACACCCTGAGTCGGctactacctcaagaaaccagcCTGTGCCTGACCACTGAAGTGGCCAAGCCCGTGGAGAGGGCTAGGGTAGAAGCTCAGATGGTATCCTGTCCATACCGGCATGCCTTacttttctgtcttcctcctccGTGCTGTCTAAACACCTGTGGTACGCTTCCCTTTTGGGAAAGGAAATTCAGtcccattttccccatttttattaCTGCATTCTTCTCTTCAGGTAAGCTCCAGTAGTAGCCAGAGGAAAATGGGGGGAAATGATAGGCTGACTAAACAAATGTCAGCTCAGCTCTTCTTGTGCCAGGAGGAATACTGTGTTATAGGAGGAAGAATCATACCAAGCAATAATACAGGATCAATTTTTGCTCCTCGTAGAATATGTGTCATCACACTGGCAGGATCCCATCCAGTTCTTCAAAGTGGAAAAGTAATTAAAAGCATTTCCTATCAAATCAGTACCAACTGTAGCAGACTTCAGAACAAAGTCTCTGGGAAATTTAAGCGGGTATGTTCCTGTATTTCTCTACCTAAATCCTCTATTGTCATAATAATGGTAAAGCCAGCCAGTCCTAGAACCCAGTACTGCATGCTCAGCATACTTCCCTGGCACTTAGAGATGATTTTAAGAATACTTAAGCTCTAAGGAAATCCTCAGGCCAAAAAAATGAGGTATTTCAGAAGGTATATTATCTGTCATACTAGCTTCTGGGCCACCATCCCTATCATCCCCAGGATGAAGGATGGAGAAGGTGGGCCTTGGAAAGAACAACGCTAATACCAATATAACAAGATATTTTGTCCCTTCCTGTTTCGTTAAGCCAGTATTTCTAAATCTGTAAAAGTTAGGTGATCAATACTTCTTTATCATAAATTTTCACATGTgaacttaaaagtaaaaataaagtcctGAGGtagtaaaaaaaatcaatctgggaaaatatacagtatttgcttcGTATCAGTTGCCATTCCTAACTCATTGCAATTTAACACACATCTAGCTACACCCTCTACCTCCACATAGTGTCTAGTTATAGAAAATGTCACCTGTGCCCTCTACAATTCTAGGCAAGCTGGACATTTTACTGTTAAAGGAGGGTATCACACCAAGGACAACTCAAAACCATACTAAACTATCCTGACAAACCCCCTGGAAAGGAAAGTTTCTGTGGATGATTTAGGTCCTTCATTTACTGAGTTCATACTAAGAGTTCCTGCTAATTACCTCACTGTTCTGGAAGACCCTTGTTTACACTCCCCTTTGTAGGCCTGATGGCCCCTAATAACCTTCCttataattattgatttttcCTCACTCAGGAAGCAAGTGGACTTTAAAAAGCATGGACCATtcttaaaagtctacaaattacAAGTAAAACAGTTAGTGCTTGTGATGTTCCTGTGATCAATCTTTGTCCAAACTAGTAACACTGTTGTTACTACTGAGGAACGCAGAGGGACCTGCACATGGAACCCACTGCAGATAAGCTTTGATCGCCTCTCAGCACTGCCCATCATTTATTCTCCCAAGGGAGGTGACCAAAAGGGGTTAAAACACTTCTTTCTGACACAGAGCCAGTGGTAGACAAACCATCTGGGACAaatccccagcccctcctcccaaaaGTGGGGAGTCACACTGACTAGTGTTTTCAAACGAAGTACCCACAGGCAGAGGAGTGAAGCGCATGCAGTAACACCTGAATGCTGTCTAATAAAGTTGTGAGTGGGAAAGAGGCCATAAAGAACAGCATCTTGACCTCAGATGTTCACTACAGTAAAAATTCCTGGGAAAAAAGAGCAATACATGAGACATGCTTGCATCCATTTCCCATGAGCCTCCTTGTACtgagttggccaaaaatttcgctCTGGTTTTTCATGTTAGGGAAAAACCTGCATGAACTTTGTGGCCGACTTGATAGATATTTGTCAGAACCTCCCCagatatatccatacagtggagtaCATGAAAGTATAACCGTGCCACAACATTCAAACAGACATATGTCAAAATGTAGTATTTGCTAGCGGGTTATAGGATAATGGGTAAGTTACTCTATATGCTACTTaaaacttttctgttttccaaattttcctcaaattgctttttttaaaattagaaaaatatcccTTCTCCAGAAAGTCTCAGTGATTGACCTAATAAAGAAGTTCCTTTCTCTATTAAGTTCTGATATAAAAATAAGGTAGGAATCTTAATGAAACTATATACAATATTGCGATTATTCTCtataatgttgaattttatattatgctTATTGGTAAGATTTTCCTACCCTTTTGAAGTCTTTACACTTGGCTATGTGCAGCTTTCTCATGTACAgttaaatataaagtataataagttaagataaaatatattcttaatatgTAACTAAACTATTATCACATTTGTCTTAGTCTGCTTTTTCCCCTAGAGCCTAGGATGGTGCCTAGCCCATAGAggcatttaatatataaatatttgaataaatgaatggttttTCTGTACttaagtcatttttatttaaaacactaaTTCCAGGAATATATCCTATTGTAACTGTGAGGGCTGCCTCACAAAGAAAAGTGCAAATGTACATCAAtcaattttttcttcccttttattatCAGGGGGCACAGTTTCTAACAGAACTTGCACCTCTGTGTAAGATTTACTGCTCTGATGGAGAAGAATACACCATATCTAGGTGAGTTACTTTTTAACCATAATTTTGGAGAAACAAAGaagataatatttttcttcaaagcaatattttctttaaatagctgTGTTAGAGGACGGTTGATGGAAGTGAATGAAAACATTCTCCATAAGCCATCTATTCTTCAAGAGAAGGTAAACGGGtctggggaagtaagatcccatcCACACACTTTTTACCTGATTTTTTACCATTTGACagtattatatattctatttccctTCTAGCCATCCACCGAAGGATACATTGCTGTTGTGTTGCCCAAGTTTGAAGAAAGTAAAAGCATAACAGAAGGgttactgacacaaaaacagtaTGAAGAAGTCGTGGTGAAACGCATCAGTGCCACAACAGCGACCTCATGAGGATTAAGATTGAGTGAAAACAACAGGGCATTCTTATCCTTACCTGGCCTACCAGTCAGTGCACTAAGGAAGAACCAGAGATGCTGAAGCATACTTCACACCCGGCCAGCCATCCGCAGGGAGGCCTGCTTGAAAACCTGACCtaggtttccttctttgtcttgcATAACAAGCCTTGATTCCATTTTGTCTTCAACCTCCCAGATCTGCCTGCCCATGTACTCACtctgttcttttgcttttctctttctaacaaCTGGCAAGCAACAGacgttttgtttttctgattaaaaGCCAACAAACAAAGCACGttgaagaaaatttgaaaaagacagaaaacacagcaaaataaaaaaaaatttacccatCATCCTGTAACCCATTAGTAAATACTAGGTTTTGATGTGATTCTGTTTGAGTATTATGTCATGGTTATTGTTTTTGCCTCAATTTTCCACACTTTGAAGTTGAACAACAACCGGCCTTTCTTACCCAATCTGCTTCAGTGTGACACGACCAAAACGTCTGGTCCCACCCCTTCTGCCCCAACTCCCCCGCTCAGGTTGCTGGGAAGAGGCAGGGTGTAGAGTGTACCTTCTCTATGTCTATGGGTCGGCCTCTAACTCTGAACAATGTAGCACTGGAACACTGGCTTCTTAATGAGGGACACATGAAGAGGCTTTGAAAGGGGCTTTGCTAACATGGAAATATCAATGTTATAATGCTGTATGAAGTAACATGTGCATTTGTGGTCACTCCGTCTCACACTCTAGTTACAGAGTAACCAGTGAGGAAGTTCCCGAGAGGTTCCTGGAATTTGAAGACACAGATGCTTTTGAACAGAACAAAAGCTTTCACATCATTTAAACAATAAGCGAAAAACTATGAATTCATGGTTTAAAATTGTATACTTGTTTAcattgaatttcaaataaaaggacttttaaaactgttatttttcctTAAGGGCTgcaacacatacatacatataactaTATGGTTTTAAATAAAACGATTATCATTGACATGTAAATTCTTTTGGTTCTCTATCATGCTGTTGAAGTGATGTTATCCCTTTCTACCACCACTTGCATTTAAATAAGAGGATTCTCATTTCAGGTATGTaaactcttttgtaaataaattttttaaaattatttttgactcACAAGGAAACTTCTTTTAACCCTAACTCTCCCCTAAGTGTACCCAGTGGACATGATACAGGTAGTAACTCTTCAAACATCTACTCTGATAGTGCTATGAGCTGAAAGTGTAAGCACAAACCAGCAAATTCCCATTTCAGGAAGCACAAACAGTTCCCAAAGGTGTCATAAAACAAAGATACTAAAGATAGTAAAAGAATTATGTATCTATTTCACATATAACATTACCTCACAtcattttcccattattttcattgtaatttaaaAGAGTATTTTGGTTTCAGGGCATAAAAATCATGTTTGATGATTTTTATAAAGAACTATTTTATAAGGGTCATAACCAAGCTGAGTGCATCCCATTTTCTCTCCAAGGCCTACAGTAAATTCAAGTTtccttcaataaaatattgactaGCTAACTGGTGGTTCTTCAGGATCTTGTGAACATTGACTGTGATGGCTGACCCAGATGCCGATCATCAGACGAGCCTACAGAACTACTGCCATTTGGCAACTGACATGTCCCAttagatttcaaaataaatttcagagcaTCGGGATACAAGCACAAAAAACAAAGTTAACTATACTACACCATAAAGACAGAACTTATAACCGGATCCTTCAATCAAAACCcaccccacaaaaacaaaagctttaaaccctaaaattaaaaagactaaagtcatttatttaatgaatattccAAAGGCACATATGTATACTTACTCAAATTATTTTGAACAGCTTAGTTCAATTGTTCTCTGTGTTCTATCTTCTGTTCCATCAGTTACTACTGAGATGTACAAAAACTGCTTTTTAAGCCAGTAAAATAAGCTTAGGATTCCAGCTAATATTCAGGGCAGACAGGCCAGCTATGCTACAGCGAGAACTAAAACCATCTGCTAGTGAGTTCCTCCAGGATTCCGTGGAGTAAGCTCCATGACCCTGCTTTTGGGTGGGAGAGGGACATGCATCACAACAGATTTCCTGTGCTCTGTGAAACCCTCactagagaacaaacgtgtgctCCCGACATGGATGATCTGTGACAGGGGACAGTGGAGGTCCAGTCATACTCAGTGGACGGAGAGATTGAAGAAGAGTCCACAGGTTTAAGGACAACCCTGCATCACCCAGACTACTTGTCTCTTCTGCTGCAAATTGGTATAGTAGATGATAAACTTAAATTATCATTTAAGATGAtaagcttaaattttaaaaaataggaagttAGGGTAAAATGTGCCAAAGGTGAGCATATATTCAAAATAGCTTCTTTGGATTAAATTGTCATTAAGACAGTAGGGATATttggtttgactttttttttttttgcggtacgctggcctctcactgttgtggcctctcccgttgcggagcacaggctccggacgcgcaggctcagcggccatggctcacgggcccagccgctccgcagcatgtgggatgctcccggaccggggcatgaacccgtgtcccccgcatcggcaggcggactcccaaccactgcgccaccagggaagccccctggtttGACTTTTAAGAAACATTATTCATGGCAAtgtcccatttaaaatcacactgCAATTAGAAATATAGCAACTACCGTGGCATTTACAGTTCTCAGAAAGCTTCACAATCGGTTTCATGatcagaaaataaagcaagatttcagtttgttttctttacaaaattgttgtatttctgaaatataaaggattgtttgctttataaaaatgTCAGCTTTGCCACATGGTGTTCCAGAGATCTGACCTCAAAAGCTTCTCAAGTTTTACTGTCCACAGAATCTTTATCTGTAACTGAGACCCATCTGTTGTTTTCCATTTGAAGCTGGAAACAATTAAGACAATTCTTTTctgctttacttttaaaataaaaattgcaaaattaaatagtatctattttcttttgcattttcctttagactaattttttaaatgtgagttTAAGATACACAAATTATCTTACCTTCTTCAGCAGTTTATAGCAAAGTGAGAGAAGTTGGACCAAAGTAGCCATTATGCATCTTGTCTTTGTAATACTCTTATCaacctatagtgacagaaagcaagcAAATCAAATTCTTATAAGGAGGTCTTCAAAAGACTTTAGCATTTATTTAGtttgaaaatggtaaaaatttcTTCATTATAGAAATCTAAGGGATCTCAAAGGGTATACAGATTAAGGCATCTGAGCTGACTTGATGACCTGAGGTCCCAGAACACAGAAGCAGGGATTGTTGCCCAAGTCTCATGCCAATTTCATGGAACCCCAGGAAGAATGGATGGAACATCAACCTGTTCTATTTCAGATGGTTTAGGAGCTTCTCAAAGGCACCAAATAGTGGCAGTGAACCCCCTTCTTTGCACTCTACTTTTTTGCACTCAAACTCcctaaaacaaacaacagaagcCCTTCACTCTGAGGGGTCTGTGCCCTAGTTAGTCAGGTGATGATGTTGGGATTTAAGGGTAGCTGCTCCGTGCTATGGTATTAATCATGTCCAAAAAGCTAATTTACTTGGTGAACCTACTACTTCCTGGGGTCAGTTATAACTGCAGATGATAAATAGTCCTTGCAGTCAAGgcaggaaaaatggaaataaattgttCTTCTGTGGGTATTAAcactttatttgaagaaaaagggGCTGGAAGCTAacctaataaaaaaagaagtgtgaaaGTTTCTCAAGCGCTTTCCTGAATGTCCCACCCTTCCTTTTACCTTTAGAAACACTTGATTCTGcaaaggtgtgttagttactGCCTGGAGCTGGTGGCACAGAGGAACAAGCTTGTTTATTTCCAGGAGAAGCATAAGCTTATCATCATCTTTCAGCTAAAATGTAAATAAGGAAGTTATAACAACTCCAATGAAattccatcttttatttttttttttatttatttttttaatgttgagccttcttttaatttatttatttatttaaaaaaaattttttttggctgtgttgggtcttcgtttctgtgcgagggctttctctagttgtggcaagcgggggccactcttcatcgcagtgcgcgggcctctcactgtcacggcctctcccgttgcggagcacaggctccagacgcgcaggctcagtagttgtggctcacgggcctagttgctccgcggcatgtgggatcttcccagaccagggctcgaacccgcgtcccctgcattagcaggcagattctcaaccactgcgccaccagcaaagccccTGAAATTCCATCTTTTAAACCTTAAATACCTTTATAGCTTAATAATATACCCTCAAAGTGGGTATTTATGACATCACCACCAGCACCAGGCAAGGATACGTGCATTACCTGTTTTGAGAAAGCTTGCACACTTGAAGCAAGCTTCAAACCCTCTTCAGCAAAAACCTGGTAGAAAGGAAAAACATCACTACATTAGGCGTATGTCATCTAGATAGTTGGTAAGAAATACACTCATGGATAATTTtcatacagaatttaaaaaataaaacctaaacatAAAAGGTCTGTCATGGGACTTCTATGTTTTTTGTTGTATCCAGGAAAACACAAGAGTTTAACAGTATTCAGAAGCAGATTTCCCAGACCTGATGCAGAATCAGTCCCTGCAGTGGCTCCCCTACACCGGGACACCTCCAATTACTGTGCAGGATCACACAGACATTTgatacttagccataaaaattaTACCTGGGCTTTTAGATGGATCCGAAGCTCATCTCATAATATCCCCAATTATAAGAGGGTGTTGAATCTTGGAACATGGGGTCAaaagggttagatgaggtcaaaAGCGTTAGAACATTCCTGCTTCCAGCTCAGCAAGATAGAATTTGTCACCTATACACATTCTTCAACTAGCCATTTGAGGGGATTGTTTTTTCCCTAGTGACCATACATTGTACAATTTAGTGAGGAGAAGAGGATGATGGGAAAGAATACTGAAAAATACTTTAGAATATTTgggatgattatttttaaatggtacacAGAATCTTTTAGAGTGAGAGATACCAGGGAAGTGAAGACTGAGCTTCAGGTGGCAgcaggaagaatgaaaagaacagggCAAATTTGAGAGTGATTTGTGAAGAAGAATAATAGATCTTGGTAATAAATTAGATAAAGCATATGAAGAGGAAGGAGGCAATAATTTCAGGGTTAACTTTAATTCTCTTTCCAACAGCCTTGCTATCACTGGATAACCTGATCTCAAGGTCAAATTGTCCTTCACATCCTTCCCTATCCTTCAAAAGGGAAAAcaatgtgggcttctcattgccgtggcttctcttgttgcggagctcaggctctaggcgcacggggtcagtagttgtggcttgggggttctaaagcacaggctcagtagttgtggctcatgggcttagttgctccgcagcatgtgggatcctcccagaccagggctagaacccacctgcattggcaagcggattcttaaccactgcgccaccagggaagcctctattccaactttttaaaaagggaaaaactcACTTATAGTCAACTTTACAGAAAATTCCGAATGAAGTATTTTCTATAATTCTGCTGACTCTGTTGACAATCATCCTCTCAAGCTGAAACCCCTTCCCTGAAGAGGCTCAGGTGAAAGCACATGGGAATGCCAAAGGAAAACACGTAAGGTTGATAAAGTGACAGAAATTTCAGATTTCAAATGCAAGAATGCCCTCGGTTCTAGAGAGGCAAACAGACTACCATGAGAGTCAGGGAATTAAGAAAGGACTCTGTAATCCACTTATCAAGCTAAGCCTCCAGGTAAGCGAGGAGAATTAGAGCTAGGCCTATGTGGAGTTTCATGAGACACACAGGGCAGAAGGGTGAGTGTCAGTATATGTGTCTCTCCCTGAATGCCCTAAATCATCAGGAatatggaagaagaaaaggaaactaacatGTACTGAGAAGCTATAATTGTCTAAGCCCCATGACAGATGCTTTCttatgtgttatctcatttaatcaataTCATTCATCTAATTCAATAATGAAGAAGCCAAAAATCTTTCCTCACATTCAGGACAGTATAGGAGAAATCCATTTGCTGATAGGATATTTTCACCTACTTGGGAAAACCTAAAACTTAATATTGCATCTAGTGACTATTAAATCCCATTCTACTTTATCCCTataatatttggtttttgtttttccaagaagATAATCAAAAAGCTCCAAAAAATGCTACTGCAAGTCTTCTAATTTTCTACCACTATCTATAGTATGCATGTGTTGTGTGCACAGGTAAACACACAATTACAGTAAATCATTTAGAAAACTAGCTATTACCAACTTTTATGCTACAGTATTagcataaaatggaaataaaatctacCTCTGGTTGATGAATTAAATTCTGCGAAGTTTTTAGTGGACTCTCTCtcctgaaataaaatgaattattaacgAGGTAGGAAAAAATTATTGCCTTAAATTGATTTTACACTAAAGTTTTAGAGCATTTCATGCATTAACATACCCAAGTTTTAAAGAGTAATATTGAATagactaaaaatattttgagtattcTCAAAACAACTTTAATATTTAACTATTACTTCTTAATGTACTTCAAAAAATTCCAGGTAAACAttatatatgttcattttatgATATAAAGAAACTTAAAACTGACAAgttatatttaagttttatttttcctttttaaacttttttattttgcttcataaGTTAAAGATATAAGACCTGATAATATGTCTTAACTGAAAGGCCTTTGTTCCATATGGAGAAAAGATCCAACCAAAAATCAggaaattctcattttttattctaatttcaacTCTGGCAGGAATTCAGTTGTTTTTGATGAGGCATGTAAGTTAAGTTTCAATTCTGAGTCTatgaaataatcata
The Phocoena sinus isolate mPhoSin1 chromosome 6, mPhoSin1.pri, whole genome shotgun sequence DNA segment above includes these coding regions:
- the ABITRAM gene encoding protein Abitram; translation: MATEPETPVAASAAEPAVPSLVDRYFTRWYKADVKGKPCEDHCILQHSNRICVITLAGSHPVLQSGKVIKSISYQISTNCSRLQNKVSGKFKRGAQFLTELAPLCKIYCSDGEEYTISSCVRGRLMEVNENILHKPSILQEKPSTEGYIAVVLPKFEESKSITEGLLTQKQYEEVVVKRISATTATS